The genomic segment GGAATAAGGAAAGTTATGACAAGTTTTGCCTTGGGCCATGAAGGCTCTGATGGCGTGGGCAGGACACATGTTGGTGATGAGCGACACAGCAGCGTGTCCCACGCCCTCCCGGTGCATCTCCGCGGCCGCAGGGAccctggtggggctgggggttcCCCGTCTTCATCCAGGGACCTCGACCACCTCCCAGCTGTGAGTCAGCCCTGCCAGAGCCGGGCTCAGCAGAGCCGGAGGGTGCTAGATGCGCCCCCCAGGATGGGGCCAGCCCTGAGagcccccagctgtgcccccaGCGGTGCCCCCAGCGGTgccccctccttccctccagctGCAGCAGGCGCCTTGCAGGGAGCAGCCACGCAGCGCTGGCCCCACGCCCCGAGCCAGCTCCGGCCCCCCGAATCACAGCTGGGGCGGCACATCTGGCCCGGGGGCACCGCTGGAGGGGAACCGCTGGAGAGGAACCGCTGGAGGGGGCCCCCCGCCCCACGCATGCAACAGCTGCCCCGCGGCCGCTCACCTGCAGGGTGGGCGCGGCCGGTCCCTCCTCGCCCGGCTCTGGGCGGCTCCGTACGGCGGCCCCGGCCCTGTTCCCGTTCCCGGCTCCGTTCCCGTTCCCGGCTCCgttcgccgccgccgcctcccggcccggccccgccggacAATAGCGGGTCCCGCCGGCGGCGGGAGTGGGCGGGGCCTGCTCCCTTATTAACATCCCTTCCGTTCCTAGCCAATCCGCGCACGCCGCCGAGCGGGGACCGGAAGGTCATTAGCATAAACCCGCCCCACCCCTATATTTGCATAACGAGAGGCAGACGGCCAATCAGAGCCGTGGCTTAAGATTCTCATTGTCATAATTTATGCAGCGCGGGCACCCCCTGctggggcgcggcggggccggggttgCCCCATTCCCGGGGATGTCCCGCGGGGACGGGAATGGAGTCTCCCCTTCCCGGGCCCGGGGCAGCTTTTCCCATTGCCACCTCATGGTGGTGCTGGAGAGCCCTTCACCTTCCTACCCGCCATGTCCCAGCCCCGAAGAAGGCCCCACAAACCAAGCCTTTTTCTAACCCGATGgatttattgaaaaattaaaagcacAAGCTCTGTATATATAAATACGACGACATTGCCAGCAATATACAAGGCCTCCGGTTGCTCTCTCTGCATCCCCACCCGTGGTCGGTGCCACTCACCTGGGCACAGGGGCAAACACCCAAGGGAGCAGCGGCCACCTGAAAACCCTCCAGCCTGAGCAGCGCCCACCTTGCTCTGTGTGTGGCACTCGAATGACAGCAGGGACACGCAGACCCCCACCGTTCTCCCACCCCACTCCCCAGCCTGGCCGAGGGGAGAGGGTGTGTTCCTAAAGGCAGCCCTCCCCACCCCAGAGAGGACAGGAATGGACGTGCACTGATTTCTGCCTGTTCTCACCCACCCTACCCAGGCAGTGAGAGTCTGCGGTGGGTgaggggacatctggggacaagCTGGGGGTGTCTGCACGTGGGGGTGAGGGCTCTGCATGGTGGGATGCTGCTTTCACACCTCGGCGCTGCCTTTCATCCCCATTCGGGTGCTCCCTGTCCCAAGCCACGCTCCCAAACCCCACTCGGGTTCCTAAAGGGCGACGTTGAATTCTGTGACCAAGAAATCAATGTAGTCCTTTTCCTTCAGCTTAAAGGCTTCAGCGATGATCCGGGCGGCTTCCCGGTGCTCTTTGCCCCGTAGCCCCGTGCCATTCACCTCCAAAATGACGTGGCCCACCTTCAGCTTCCCGCAGTTGTGCGCCGAGCCCCCGCGCTGCAGGAGACAGGGGGTCAGCTCGTGCTCCCCCCAACCCCCAGCTCAACCCAGGGATGAAATACGGGTGGGTTGTGGAAAATGGGAAATATTTCGTTTCCGTCATATTCAGCCTGACCCAGTGAATatagggcctgttgtgatgggacaagcgtgatggttttaaactaaagcagaGGAGGCTGAGATTaaggatgaggaagaaattgttggtcctaagggtggtgagagcctggcccagattggccagagagatggtggatgaaccatccctggagacatcccaggccaggctggacggggctctgagcaacctgagctggtgaagatgtccctgctcatggcagggggggcactgggggagctgggaaggtcccttcaacccaaactgttctgtgattctatgaaatgaaacatttcacatTTTGGAAAGTGGGGATGAATTTGACTTCCCCCCTGCTTGCTCCTGGAGCACAGCGCCAGCTGGGATGGCCAAGAATAACCAAGGTGCAGTCAGCTCTGCTTTAGTTTTGCTGTAAATAACTTGAATTTTGCCCTAAGTAAACAGCAGAGGAAACAGAGCGCGGAGAGAGCTCTCCAGGGCTCAGTTCCCCAGCTCTCATCCACCATTCCCACTCCCCAACCCCCTATCTGAGCAAGAAAAAGGGCGGTTCCAGACATATGGGGACACCAGCCAAGCCTTTGGGGCTGCCCGCACCCCTCTGAAATGTCTGTAGCAAATCCTTGGCTCCCAGGACGTGTTTTGTGGTATGGGATCATCCACACAGCACAAATGCAATCCTTACCAACCCCCCAGCAGAATGAGGCCTGGGGCTATAGGAGGGGGAAGCCCATCTCCAAAATCCCCTCTGGGGCAGGGTTGTGGCTGAAAGGCTGAGTATGCCCAGGGAGGAGTGGGATGGGACGTGCACTGAGTTCTTCCCATTCTCAGCCCAGCCTACCTGGATGGTGACGATGCGGGGCAGCGGCTGCCGCGTGTTCGCTCCCCCCTCGATGGCGATCCCCAGGGTGGGTGCGCTCTTGGACACTCGGATCAGACACGATGTGGGCTCCAGGAGCCCCGGCTGAGAGGATTTACAGATCTTTAGGTTAgaaattgcagacaggattcattcttttaagtgacaACAACACAGGGATAGATGGCAGCGCTGCCGAGGAGGCCGGGCATGTTCACCCAGGGGAGAGGGATGGACACGATGCCCACAGTTGCTCTCTGACTTTTGACATCCAAGATCCCAGCCTGGAAGGGCTTGGGGAGTTGCAGAGCAGCTTTGCAACTGCCTGCCTACACCCCTCAAACTTGCCACCATCAGAAACACTCCACTTTACGTCTGGTATCTGGTGTCACCTTCCCTTCCAGGCGACAGGAGACTTCACTGTGCCCTGCGGATGTCCCCtcagggccaggagctctgccaCATCCCAAGCAGCTGcgtgctggggctgggagggaccAGATTTACTCAGGATGGGGTGAATCAGCCTACGTGCCCCTCTCAGCCATTCCTGCTTCCCTTCCCCACAGCTTAGCCCATCAGCGAGCTGACTCAGCTCATCAAACAAGAGGCTAAATAACCCATCAAAGGATTAACGAGGAAGGAGCAGGGAGCAGCGCTGTCCCTTGGCACCCTTGGGTGCCCACCCCGGGGTCCCTGGGCACCCAGCCTCACCGGCTTGGAGGCCCCTTCTGCCATCCCCTCGCTCCTCGCCACCTCCTTGAGGCTTCGGCTTTTCCCAGGGACCGGCTGCCGGCTCTTGTCCTTGCCGCTCGTCTCCACCTCCCCGATGTCCACCCCGCTGTCCTCGCTGAGGGTCTGCCCGCTGTCCGACAGCTGGGAGAGCGTGGAGGCTGGGGAGAGACGGGGCGGTTAGAGGTCGGGCAGCACGGCTCTGCGGCCGGCCGAGCACCCACGGGCTGGGGGAGGACCTGTCACCCGCtcccagggctgggcagcacccCTGGGATTTAGACCTGGACTTCCGAGCGGGGTTCCCAAGCGGATCCCTCCTCAAGAGCAAAGTTGAGCACAGGAGCATCAAGGAACAAGTGGCTTCATACCCAGGTTCAGGATCCAACCCAGATCCCGAACTGGGATGGAAGGAGAGGGCAACGAGTTCAGCGATTCTGCTGGAGGCCAGTTGGAGTCAACTTGTGCTGGCAGAGGATGGGAcagatctgaaaggaggttgcagcatggagggtgttgggctcttctcccaagtaacaagtgataggacaagaggaaacgacctcaagttgcaccaggggaggttcaggttggatattaggaaaaaattctttgtggaaagggttgtcgggcattggaacaggctgcccggggcagtggtggagtcaccatccctggaggtgtttaaaaggcatttagacaaggttcttagggacacggtttagtgctagagctaggctatggttggactcaatgatcctgagggtctcttccagctgaaatgattctataatctgacccaggaggggctggggacagaCCCCAGCAAAGAGGAGCTGCATGGTAGGAGCTTTCTCCTCTTGGAGGATGAAAGCTCTGAGTGCAGATCAAGGTTCTGCCTCTGGAAACAGGTGTGACAGCACCTGCAGAGAGGGCTGAAGGTCCAGGAATCAGCCCTGGGGCTTGGAGGAACCGGGGTGACACTGCTGACACCGCTCGGGCAGGATCCGGCCCCTGTTCAGTGCCAGAAGTCGTTATCCTGAGATGAAGCAACTAATTGGAGAGGGAGGATGGTACCACAGGAGGGCGACAAAGTCACTCGTAGCGGGTCCCACAGAGCCTGGCTGCAAACAGGACATTTCGAGGGGGGCTGACAGATGCTCCTCCCTCACTCCCACTTCTTTTTCCCGGGATACGCTCAGGACAAATCTGACTCCCAAGCTCAGTGAGGCTACAATTagactttctctctttttttccctcaaaaaaaTCTGGAGTTAATGGGAAAAATGAGAATTGATTCTTTTAAAACTCCACTGGAAGCAGATTTTATGACCTGATGCAGCAAAGCCCACACAAGAGAGAAATTGCAATCAACAGCCTAACAGAGCTTGGTCTAAAGGTCAGCCTGAACTGTACTGGGAACCCAGGGAGGCTTTGCAGAGCGAGCTGGATGCCGATGGGGAGCTGCTGGCTGCCCTGGGCCCTGCAGGTTTGCCAGCGTTGCCAAAACCCAGAGCCGAGGGCTTTGTCTCAGAGATTAACACCGCTACACTGTGGAAAGCTTTATGTGTTCCCTGGATTTTcacttcttctgctttttttaagCCATGACGCTGTCAAGCTGTTCTCTGCAACTGAAAATTcatcccagggaaaaaaaagcaaatgaacaCACGGCTACCAACCATCACATCGATCCAGGCTCTGTGGTGTCTACCCTGCCCTATTGACTTGGAGTTTGAACCAAAATCACAACGTTTGCCCCCATGGCCCCTCCCTGGCTGCCATCCCACATCCCTGCTGGGAAAGGGGATGCTCTGCAAGCAAGGTTGGTGCTCAGGTAGGGACCTGTAGCCTAATGGAGATATTTTCCAACTCCCTCCCCAGTTCCTGCCTTCAATATCTGcttcttctgttttctccctcAAGGAACACCCCGGAGAGGGTTTTTTCATCCTGTGGTTCATAACACGACACCCACCTCTGGCCTGGGGCAGGGGCCTCACTTCATTGACGTCGGGCTCGCTGTTGGGTTGGTGAACCTCCACCATGATGAAGTGCTGGTTGGCCACAGCCTGGGGGCTGCCCTTGTCTGGCGGAGGGGGGGCTGGGTGGGGTGGTGGGGGCGGAGGGGACGGGGAAGGGGGGCTCTGAAGCCCACCGGCTGCAGCGCTGTCTGGGGACGGGCTCTTCAACCTCGTTGGGGACTGGACCCTGGGGAAGGGACCGATGGGGTGCTGGCTGACCAAGGAGAGCTGGGCATCCATCTGCCTCCTGGAGCTGCGCAGGGCTGGGGAGATGGTGGCGTAGATAGGGCCGGGGACAGACTCCTCGGTGGAGGTGGTGGCAGTGGAAGTCACGCTGACCGTGTCCTTCTCGGGGTAGCTAGGAGGGGGCGTGGGGTTTCGGGGGGCCACGAAGAAGAGGCCGGACTGAGAGGACTCGGAGGAAGGGCGCTTGGGCTTGTCCTGCCCTGGGTTCCTGTGCTGGGCAGCAGAGGGGTCCAGCATCTGAGGGGTTGAAGGAGGAGGCGGAGGCTTGAAGTTGGGTGGTtcatctgggaaggaggagagatcATCCTGCCAGAGCAAGGACAGAAGATTTTAGGACACCAGACTCAGCTGCAATAACTTCCCCAGGCTCAGTCACCTGCATCTGCCTTCTTGTAGCGACCACAGTGAAATGAGGTGATTTTCATAAAAACACCTTTCTGCCCTTATTGGCAATATGAATATGACTCACAAGTGAAGATGATTAGAGAACAAAATACCCAATCTTGCTTTGGTTAGCACAGATACTACTCTTATTTAGACAGCTAATTCCTAATCAATGTGATTAATTTACTTCAGTGACTGCTGTGACATACACAGGGCATTGATGTAGCAAAAAGCTACAGAAACTGAGGCAAAACTCCGTATCATCAGTACCTCCAGCTCCCACCCAAGGTGCAGCAGCACAGTGTGGTCTCTTACCAGGGAGATGTCCGGCAGGGTGTTGATGCTGCTTTGGTGGCCGTCTCCACCTCCCTCCAGCTCCGACGTGTTCTGATAAGGCAATGAAGGAAAAGAGAACCAGGTCAGAGCAGCCAGGAGCAACCCCCACAGTGCCAGCACCACAGGGAACATGCAGAGTGATGCAGGGCACTGCACAACCCCCCCTGACAAGGCCGGTCTTTCACCCAGAGGTTTGTGTTTCTTTGGAGGTTCTGGGGAGACTCACACATCACACAAGTAAAGCAGCTTTGTTGGGATGCGCTCTCCCAAGCTAAGCAGTGTGCTCAAAGCGTGCTGTGAACCTGAGCTACCGGGGCAATTTCTGCTGCAGCAGAGGAGTGTGCTCCTCTTAACCCAAACCCCGGCTCCTTCTGTTTAATTTGGGAGGGGAGGGACCAGCTCTGAGGGCTGCAGGTTCAATACCTGGATCTTTCCCAGGAAAAGGGCAATAGAAAAGTTTCTGCAAACCAGAGCAGTCGGTCTCAGACGCAAACAGAAGCTGTTGCCACTGCTTTCCCTTTCTGAGTCAAAATGACATTAGAAAACGTCACAACACCGCTCTGAACGCATCCCAGCTCCAGAAATCAAGAAGGGTTTGTCAGATCTGTCAGTCTGTCTGCACAGGGGCAGCTGTCAGTCAGGATGGACCCAAGACGAGGAGGTGGATACAGCCAAGCAGAGCAAACAGGCACCCTGGCTAAGGAACAGCAGGGCTGGCAAGGCCGGGTGAGCGGCACAGGCTGGGTGCAGAGCTCTGTCTTGGCAAAACCAAGCATGAACCCAGCTGGTCCTGGGTCTAGCCCAGAGCtgtggctctgctgctggctttgCCCCCGGTGGGTACCAGACACCTCCTGGGGGATGCTGTGCCGATGGGAGacatccccagctccctctgaTCCCCCTGCAAGAGCAAACCCAGACTCAGCGCCCCTTTCCCACGATAACTCCTGATCTGGAGGTGCCGCTGCTGCTCAGAAAGGGCGCAGTTCCTTTCTGTCACGTTCACAGGGATGTTTGTGCTGGAACAGGCAGGGTACAGTTTGTGTTTAACTGCGTGTTATTTATTGCAGGGTAAACAACTGATTAGTTGAAATGCTGGTGCATCTGCTTTTCCCCCATctgctggaggctgctgctgtGCCTGTAAGACGTTAGCGTCCCAAAATAGACACGGGAGACATTAGAGAAGCTGCAAAAACATTGATGGAAAGTGCTTTTAGCTCTGTGGTTTCAGAAGGAACCCTGCAGAATGAGAACTAAAAGAAATGGCTTGTTCAGAGAGTGACAAGTCAAGTATTAGCTTGGGAAATCATTCCTTCCTCTGAAAAGGGTTGATTTCATCATCAATTAATCCAACATAAAGGCAGGTGGTTTTTGAATGGGAAACATCCCCTGCCCCTCCGTGGGTTGCTGACTGTGCAGCCAAGCTGGGGCAGAACTGAGATTTGGCTGAAGCATTTAACAGcagcaacagaaagaaaaggcTTCAGTCAGACCTGACACGGCACAGGGCTGTGCAAATCCAAGCAGCAGCACGGAGGACACGGTGACACCTTGTctgaggctggaggaggaggcAAGTAGGGTTATTTCAAAAGCAATCTGCCTTCATATTGATTAAAATGACCATGAACTTCTCTGGGCTGTGCACGCATTAGCAACAGGTCTTCAGATTTGATTGAAGTGCCAATGAGTTTAAAAGCTCGAGTGCCATCGTGTCCCTGCGTGACGCCAAGGAGCAGGGATGCTCAGCCGGGTAAAAGGCAGCGCTGGGGAAACTGCACCAAACTGCGGCAGCGCGCTCGCCGCACAGCTCCCTCCTTTTGCCATCGTTTCCTCTAACGAGAAAGCTGCTCTGCAGAAAGCTGCCCAAATACCACCCTCCCCCTGCACCAGCCCACGCCCAGATGCTGCCCAGAGCCTTTAATCCAGCCAAATGGCTGCGTGCACGGGGACAGAAGCCATGGTGGAAGTGGTGGCATTTCAGCCTGGCCACTTTGGGAGGATCTCAGCTGCATCCCTGACTCTCCACTCGCCAGCCCTGTCTGTGCCAGCCCCAACCCGCCTCCAAGAGTTCACTGAGCTGCTGGCAAAGGTGTGAGGACCAGACCCCTGTGCCACGACCGGGAGCAGCCTGCCATCAAATAGGCATAGTTACATCGCTATTAAAAGAGAAGAGTGCCCCATGTTTCCCCCCAAAATCTGGCAGTGTcttttcccccagccctgccactgaACTCTGTGCCCGTCACCATGACATCGAGCCCATCCCATGTGCCATGTCGCAACCTCATAGCTGGGACCAGTCTGCACCCAGACGTGAATCCTCCTGGCAAAGGGAGGGGTGCTCAGCCAGCtgcaccctgtgtccccccaccagACAGCCCTGAGCCCCTGCCCCCTGAACAGGGACACCAACACCGCTCATCTTCTTCAGGGCACTTTTTTCTGCTGAAGTGTGCATGCAGGAGATTTGCCTTTGCCCAAGCTTAGTACTTCAGGGGCAAAAGCAATTAAATAGAAATTGCTCTGGGCTATAAAATGTAATGGCTTTTAAGCCAAGCACATTTGCTTTCAGGAATTGGATATTTTAAGACTGTGCTTTCCTGGATTTCCCTTGAAAGACCCACCGAAGCCACACGCCACTGCTCTGAAAAATGAGTATTTATCAAGGAGGCTGCTCCTCTTACCGACTATCCGCTCCTTCACCCCATCTATTTTCTAGTTACTTATAGAAACTGGAGGCCAGGGGAGGCCCCTCCAGCCCCTCTGCAGGGTGCAGCCGGGAGACTTTGGTCCTTCCTGCCTTGTGCAGAGTCCACAGCAAGAGTGATGGAGCTGGAGAGCATCCTTCAGACAGGCAGCCAGTTTCTGTTCACAGATTAAGTGGTGGAGAAACCGCCACCTCCCTGGGGAATACAACCCAACCTTTAATTAACCTCACAGCTTCAAATGAGTCCCTTCTTTTCCAGTTACTGCTAACGACTGCTTTGCAGAGCTACTGAGCTTGACTCCTGCAGGGTTTAGAGTCTTAACAACCATGCCAGTCTGAGAATAAGCGCAgctttcctcctctctccccttccctctcccagcccagagctcccacccctgccctctctgacTCTGGGAACTCTGAGGGTGACACAATGACCCCCCGGCAGTGGCCTGCACACTGTCTCTGTCCTCATCACCTAAGAGGACTGTGCCAAGAACATGCGATCCCTCCACATGGGATGCCTGTGTCCATGCTGGAGAGGGTAAGAAGATAGcagagagctggagcagctccgtGACGGGGACATAGATGAGGACAACGTCCTCTGTTTCTCTGCTCTCTCTCTGCGGACAGAGATCAGTCACCAAAGAGGCATCCTCCTCCCAACTAAGAGCTCTGCTATGACAGAGGCTCTCCCCACATCCATTTCTAGCCTCTCAAAAGTCTGCAGGAGGATTTCTCCCAAGCTGAACATGCACAAAGCCGAGTGCACCAACCCCTCCTGCACTGGAGCACAGATTTTTGCAGACCCAAAGCCCACAAGGAAAATTCTCCCCCATCCCTGAGGATGTGTGATGGGATGTGACCAGACTACTGGCATTTAGCCAGGGTGCCATACAGGGAGacagcagcagggagagcaggcAGGGGGGCAGTCAGGGGTCCACCAGGCATTAATGCTGCTGATCCTTCTAAAAACTCAGCCCTGAGCTGTCGGGGGCTTTTGTGCAAGTGGTACCAGCTGGGTTTGGTTCAAGGCTGAGTCTAGTCCACAGCACCAAGGCCTGCAGCCGAGCTGGGGAAATAGCTCTGGAATGGCTCAGCAGAGCCACAGGATGAAAAAGCAGAGCTGGGTGAAAGGAGACGGCCGTTCACGTGGCCAAGTCGCATGCGGGGCCCTGGACAGCCTGCACCCTCCTCCCACCCGACGCACATTCGCGCACTCAGCCCGTCTACTATGGCAACCGCAGCACTCAAACTCCCCGTGTCAATGACGGCCCCTACCTCCATCAGGTCTATTAGCCACAAGAGCCGCTCCTGGGGACGTGCGAGGGGAAAAGCAGATTAAAACAACCACAAAAGCGAAAACGTAACGTCAGGGAGGATGCGGAACAAATGAGGGAGACAAGCAAATCCCGGCACCATGCATCCCTcctccccaaacccaccctgcagAATCCACATCCAGCTGCACCCAGTGCTGAACATGACGGCTGCAACGAGCCCCCCCCACAAGAGGTGCTGGAGGGGCTTAGGGCAGAACAGTGCAGAGCAGTCTGGGAGCTCTGcccctcctctctctcccctgtTAGCTGAGATGAGCATTCATCCTACTCAAAAGTGGCCTAtacaaagatggggacagactttttagcagggtctgttacaacaggaaaaggggtgatggtttaaactaaaggaggggagattcaggctggacatgaggaagaaattgttggccctgagggtggtgagagcctggcccaggttgggcagagaggtggtggatgaaccatccctggagacatcccaggccaggctggacagggctctgagcaacctgagctggtgaagatgtccctgtcatggcagggggggcactgggggagctggggaggtcccttcagcccaaactgttctgtgattctatgatccaccACAAACCAGCGCTCTTTGCTTGGCAGCCCAGGCACAGGGATAGCACAGGAACAAGGGCATCTTGCTCAGCAAGTCCTAGCAGACCTGTGCGGGCTCTCTGATACTTCAGAAAGATTTTCCCAGCAGGCCTTCAGAGAGCAGCACAAAACTCCCTTTATTCATCCTGATTCAGAAAGGATCTTGCTGGAATCCATCCGGAACAGAGCAGATGGCTTTCCTATGGGTATTTGTGAAGTCAACAGGATAAAAACCACAGCTCTGATGCTCTGAAACTCTTGGGAGGCTGGACTAAACTGGGTAGGCTGGACTAAACTGGGTGGGTAGGCAAAGTCTCAGGAAAGCCCTGGCCTATCCCTCCAGGCTGTGTTGCCTGGGCTCTGGGCAGCACAGTCCTGCTCACCCCGGCCATGGGCTGGTTTGCTTGCTGACACATTAACAAAAAGCCCATTGTCATCCCTTCTTTTCATGAAGGTTTTAATTTCCAAGGTTGCTAATGCATTTATGATGAAAGGCATTTTATGGCCAGGAAATTAATTTCGGGGCTGTGTGCCTGCACACTCTGAGGTGATTACGATAAGTTAATTAGACGGTGCGTGCAATGAAGGCCTGGCAGAGAGACGTGGGAGAGTTGATGCTTAACAGTGGAGAgtgggcaggggctgggacaCGATGCAGCTGGTCTGGCCGCGCGGTCCCTGCTGGGACGGGGAGCAGGAACCAGCGTCTTTAAGGAGGTGATTTAAAAGCAACAGCCAGAGCTGGTGAATAGCAGCAGGCACAGTGTGGCAGTGACAAGTCACTGACATTTGTGTGGATTTAGCTTGCATTGCGCTGCAGAGGTCCTGGAAGCGAAGCAGACTTCGTGCcttgctggggacaaagggacacttAGCACCAGGCCCAGTCCCCATGCCCAGGACAGTGTCACATCAGTCTCAGAGGCACAGGGATATCAAACACATGTCACAGAATCACCTTATTGCACCCAGCCCGCAAGGAATAAAGAAAGCTTTGGGGGAACCCATGGGGGAAGCAGAGTGAACAGGGCTCCCCGTGAGTGAAATGTCTCTAGAGCACTGCAGGGAAGCGCGTTTGTTGTAAGGCTGCCAGGAGCAGGTGTTGAATGAAAAAGGAAGGGAGGGACTCACCCGGGCTGAGCTGACGGTGGTGgcagtgaagtggctgctggagGAAGAGACGGTGTCACTGTAGGACATCATGGAGTAGGAGTCGGCGCTGATGCTGGGCCCCGAGGGCTGCCGTGCCTTCATGGACTCGATCTCTCTCTTCAGCACCAGGTTGTCGAAGCGGTCGAGGTCTTGCGGGGAGATGACGCCCCGCACCTCTGAAAGCAGTGAGAACTGCGCCAGGCAGACAGGCAACCAGAGAGAGGTTGGAGAATGATCACATTCCTGAGTAGGCGAAGACCCATCCTCCCACATTGCTCAACAGTGCTAACGAGATGTACTAGCAGGTAACACATGAGGAGGTTTGGTCCTAAACTTTACCAGAAGGTCCCCTTTCGCTGCACACCAGCCTGTATCCCCCATAATGTCCCACATCTGGACTTTGCTTTCATACTCTCACCCTTGATCCTGAGCAGATAACCTTGGAGGCACAAGCCACACTGTGACAACGGCTCAGTCCCATGGGTACGAGAAACTGTCCCTGACTTTGGTGTGGGTCTCACCTTAGCATGTGTGTTGAGTAGTTCGAAGAGCGCCATGACCAGAGCATCCACGGAGATGTTGCCTTCCTTATACTCGTCAAGGTAGTAGCCCATGGTTGCCCGCTCCTGTTCATTCAGCAGGTGCCGTGCCTGCTCCTCCAGCATGACTCGGGTCTGGTTCACCATGGTGCTCAGCGTTACCTGTGAGCCGGCCAGGCCCCGGTAAAACACAGGCTGCAGAAGAAGACAAGAGATAAGTTTTGGTCTGGGATGCTGAGGAATCAGCTGCTGAGAGGAGGGAGCTGTCTAAGAACTGTCCCCTTGCTCAGGCTCTGCCCACCAGCCCAAGCTGGCCATGTTCCAGCCCACCGCCCTCACCCCACAGCCTGCGGCAAAGCTGGAAAACGAGACTGGAAGGGGGATGCTGAGAGGATTCACCGCCACGGCCACTCACTCAGTGCCACTACTTGTCTGGGTAACTCCAGAGCTGTGATTATGCAGCACCAGTTGTCTAAACAAAACTGCTTCTCAGCTCTGTTCAGCAAGCACGGATGCCGTCCCTTGA from the Patagioenas fasciata isolate bPatFas1 chromosome 20, bPatFas1.hap1, whole genome shotgun sequence genome contains:
- the WHRN gene encoding whirlin isoform X3; amino-acid sequence: MSAELDGVSVHSSSSSSGSLGSAAGPVPRPLSANVRRLHQALTALLSEAERERFILCLNAYHGRRNVYDLVRSLRALLDGPRRRQLLPLLRLVLPRSDQLLFDQYTAEGPYLPPPGRPPPAPAPPPVVPGELRQVTLRRSKAHEGLGFSIRGGAEHGVGIYVSLVEPGSLAEREGLRVGDQILGVNGKSLDRVTHAEAVKVLKGCKKLNLSVHSVGRIPGGYVTNHIYTWVDPQGRSVSPPTGLPHHQNSSLRKDSEKRSHLQLLQEGDEKKVNLVLNEGKSLGLMIRGGAEYSLGIYITGVDKGSEAESTGLKVGDQILEVNGRSFLSIPHDEAVKLLKSSRHLIMTVKDIGRLPHARTTVDETRWIASSQIGETFVSSAGAVGDHAAEATARPVFYRGLAGSQVTLSTMVNQTRVMLEEQARHLLNEQERATMGYYLDEYKEGNISVDALVMALFELLNTHAKFSLLSEVRGVISPQDLDRFDNLVLKREIESMKARQPSGPSISADSYSMMSYSDTVSSSSSHFTATTVSSARERLLWLIDLMENTSELEGGGDGHQSSINTLPDISLDDLSSFPDEPPNFKPPPPPSTPQMLDPSAAQHRNPGQDKPKRPSSESSQSGLFFVAPRNPTPPPSYPEKDTVSVTSTATTSTEESVPGPIYATISPALRSSRRQMDAQLSLVSQHPIGPFPRVQSPTRLKSPSPDSAAAGGLQSPPSPSPPPPPPHPAPPPPDKGSPQAVANQHFIMVEVHQPNSEPDVNEVRPLPQARAGAPGAHIVSDPSVQERTHPGDRHRGGSEHAAAAAPHRHHPARGLGAQLREAEGGPRHFGGEWHGATGQRAPGSRPDHR